A DNA window from Hordeum vulgare subsp. vulgare chromosome 1H, MorexV3_pseudomolecules_assembly, whole genome shotgun sequence contains the following coding sequences:
- the LOC123414084 gene encoding uncharacterized protein LOC123414084, translating into MRGRETPTPSCPQSPLRITHDGEFYARLLTKESSLANPSFRYYGAGPAAVPFGWESQPGTPKDASCRALPAAAVVPAITPPPSYHLRTPGSSRRHGGSGRQHGRRSKGAPAPSGDKSCKCCCGYKRPLEWIKLGFLAAVFRRIALGRSRVSTSSPSSSAASVQSSSSSTRWLFSGGSSSCLEETGAHHYQYYEAPAMTGMLCLSVRPSPWMVKFCGGRREPVWVQGWP; encoded by the coding sequence ATGAGAGGGCGAGAGACGCCGACGCCGAGCTGCCCGCAGAGCCCGCTCCGCATCACGCACGACGGCGAGTTCTACGCGCGGCTGCTCACCAAGGAGAGCTCCCTCGCCAACCCCTCCTTCCGCTACTACGGCGCCGGCCCCGCCGCCGTGCCCTTCGGCTGGGAGTCCCAGCCGGGCACGCCCAAGGACGCCTCCTGCAGGGCGCTCCCGGCCGCCGCCGTCGTCCCGGCCATCACCCCCCCGCCGTCGTACCACCTGCGGACCCCCGGGTCGTCGCGCAGGCACGGCGGCAGCGGCAGGCAGCATGGCCGCAGGAGCAAGGGCGCCCCCGCCCCCTCCGGCGACAAGAGCTGCAAGTGCTGCTGCGGCTACAAGAGGCCGCTCGAGTGGATCAAGCTCGGCTTCCTCGCCGCCGTGTTCCGCCGGATCGCGCTCGGCAGGTCCCGGGTGTCGACTTCGTCGCCGTCCTCGTCCGCGGCGTCGGTgcagtcctcctcgtcgtccaccCGCTGGCTCTTCTCCGGCGGCTCGAGCAGCTGCCTGGAAGAAACCGGTGCCCACCACTACCAGTACTACGAGGCGCCGGCCATGACGGGGATGCTCTGCCTCAGCGTCCGGCCGAGCCCGTGGATGGTGAAGTTCTGCGGCGGCCGGAGGGAGCCCGTCTGGGTGCAGGGCTGGCCGTAG